The Corynebacterium comes genome window below encodes:
- the zomB gene encoding flagellar motor control protein ZomB yields MTTAAGLSGHSPRTTRPHRHAPASLTLWTGLASAVLVAVLAFVGGWQRRWMSDDGLIVLRTVRNLLAGNGPVFNAGERVEANTSTLWQYLIYVVALITDARLEIIALWLALLSTTVALGLAAWGTTRLYRHRTTLLLLPAGGLVYLALPPARDFATSGLEWGLSLLWIAGLWWLLVTWATPREAAGRHYAGGPSESITYLLAFWAGLSWLVRPELALYGGLTGLLIIFAATSWRQRGLILAAALPIPAAYQIFRMGYYGLITPHTAVAKSAGDAEWADGWAYVRDFVDPYWLWLALAVVMVLGAVTLWRFSTPAATVLPVPSSGRARLRTPVAATSLILFAGGIHLLYVLRVGGDFMHGRMLLLPLFALLLPVAVVPLTDRLGGSRRFDLLAAVGLAVICGWAANTVISGHPIDWETDYEELGIVDERDFWTYATFREQGDPPLVADDFRTALAMNDYVDVAQQAMAEDAGLMSQILVGTDPAEFSWTTTPRIPREVATEDPTGLATLPPTVYHINLGMTSMNAPLEMRVLDTVGLTTPLAARQPRDVDARVGHDKWLPHEWQAADTAVPLENLHGWYDREATALARQALQTPALAELMATYREPMSLDRFLANIRFSLTAGRTLDFSLDPAEVIEEHGPVTPGIRVAWPTEISAEDPR; encoded by the coding sequence ATGACCACAGCTGCCGGGTTGTCCGGTCACTCTCCACGCACGACGCGCCCGCACCGTCACGCTCCGGCGTCGTTGACCTTATGGACGGGCCTGGCCAGTGCAGTTCTCGTCGCCGTCCTGGCCTTCGTCGGGGGCTGGCAGCGCCGTTGGATGAGCGACGACGGCCTCATCGTCCTCCGGACCGTGCGCAACCTCCTGGCGGGCAACGGTCCGGTGTTCAACGCCGGTGAGCGCGTCGAGGCCAACACCTCCACGCTGTGGCAGTACCTCATCTACGTGGTGGCGCTGATCACCGACGCCCGCCTGGAGATCATCGCCCTGTGGCTGGCACTGCTGTCCACCACCGTCGCCCTGGGCCTGGCGGCCTGGGGTACCACCCGCCTCTACCGGCACCGCACCACCCTGCTGCTCCTGCCCGCCGGTGGCCTGGTCTACCTGGCGCTCCCGCCGGCACGTGACTTCGCCACCTCCGGCCTGGAGTGGGGACTGAGCCTGCTGTGGATCGCAGGCCTGTGGTGGCTCCTGGTCACCTGGGCCACCCCGCGGGAAGCGGCGGGCCGGCACTATGCCGGAGGGCCGTCGGAAAGCATCACCTACTTGCTGGCCTTCTGGGCGGGCCTGTCCTGGCTCGTGCGCCCCGAACTCGCGCTCTACGGTGGTCTCACCGGGCTGCTGATCATCTTCGCCGCCACCAGCTGGCGGCAACGCGGACTCATCCTCGCCGCGGCGCTGCCGATCCCCGCGGCCTACCAGATCTTCCGCATGGGCTACTACGGTCTGATCACCCCGCACACGGCGGTGGCCAAGTCCGCCGGTGACGCGGAGTGGGCCGACGGCTGGGCGTACGTCCGGGACTTCGTCGATCCCTACTGGCTGTGGCTGGCGTTGGCTGTGGTCATGGTGCTGGGGGCGGTGACCCTCTGGCGCTTCTCGACGCCCGCCGCCACCGTCCTCCCCGTGCCCAGCTCCGGACGGGCGCGCCTGCGCACCCCCGTGGCCGCCACCAGTCTCATCCTCTTCGCCGGCGGCATCCACCTGCTCTACGTGCTGCGGGTCGGTGGGGACTTCATGCACGGCCGGATGCTGCTGCTCCCGCTGTTCGCTCTGCTGCTGCCGGTGGCGGTGGTGCCGCTGACGGACCGCCTCGGAGGATCGCGCCGCTTCGACCTTCTGGCGGCGGTCGGGCTGGCGGTGATCTGCGGCTGGGCGGCCAACACCGTGATCTCCGGTCACCCCATCGACTGGGAGACCGACTATGAGGAACTGGGCATCGTCGATGAGCGGGACTTCTGGACGTACGCCACCTTCCGGGAGCAGGGTGACCCGCCCCTCGTCGCGGATGATTTCCGTACAGCGCTGGCCATGAACGACTACGTCGACGTCGCACAGCAGGCAATGGCGGAGGACGCGGGTCTGATGTCGCAGATCCTGGTGGGAACGGATCCCGCGGAGTTCTCCTGGACCACCACGCCGCGCATCCCCCGCGAGGTGGCGACAGAGGACCCCACCGGTCTGGCGACCCTGCCGCCGACGGTGTACCACATCAACCTGGGTATGACGAGCATGAATGCACCGCTGGAGATGCGCGTACTCGACACCGTGGGCCTGACAACGCCGCTCGCCGCCCGCCAGCCGCGGGACGTGGACGCACGCGTGGGCCATGACAAGTGGCTTCCGCACGAGTGGCAGGCGGCGGACACCGCAGTTCCCCTGGAGAACCTGCACGGCTGGTACGACCGCGAGGCCACGGCCCTGGCGCGGCAGGCGCTGCAGACCCCGGCCCTGGCCGAACTCATGGCCACCTACCGGGAACCGATGAGCCTGGACCGTTTCCTGGCCAACATCCGCTTCTCACTCACAGCCGGTCGTACGTTGGACTTCAGCCTCGATCCGGCAGAAGTGATAGAGGAACACGGCCCCGTCACGCCTGGAATCCGGGTCGCCTGGCCGACGGAAATTTCCGCTGAAGATCCCAGGTGA
- a CDS encoding decaprenyl-phosphate phosphoribosyltransferase, whose amino-acid sequence MSEEHLAEEKTGIFYPEPHTEGIDNTRKRRPPKNLPDAMIKSLRPKQWVKNVLVVAAPAAAGAEALTDGRTLVDVLLAFVVFCLAASSIYLVNDARDVDADREHPTKRYRPIASGMLPSNLAYVMAVVLIIAAVGLSFLASSGWGLAAVVSVYIVLQLGYCFGWKHLPVIDIALVSSGFMLRAMAGGVAAGIELSQWFLLVAAFGSLFMASGKRYSELLLAERTGKKIRRSLQGYTPTYLRFVWTLAATAVVMSYALWGFQLSNAVEGMAGVWYQISMVPFTIAILRYAADVDRGDGGAPDEMALSDRVLQALAVLWIVCIVMAVYLVPAL is encoded by the coding sequence GTGAGCGAGGAACACCTGGCAGAGGAGAAGACCGGGATTTTCTACCCGGAACCGCACACCGAGGGCATCGACAACACCCGTAAGCGGCGTCCGCCGAAGAACCTCCCCGACGCCATGATCAAGTCACTGCGTCCCAAGCAGTGGGTGAAGAACGTCCTCGTCGTCGCGGCTCCCGCGGCGGCCGGCGCGGAGGCGCTCACCGACGGCCGCACGCTGGTCGACGTCCTCCTCGCCTTCGTCGTCTTCTGTCTCGCCGCCTCATCGATCTACCTGGTCAATGACGCCCGCGACGTCGACGCCGACCGTGAACACCCCACCAAGCGGTACCGTCCGATCGCCTCCGGCATGCTGCCGAGCAACCTGGCGTACGTGATGGCGGTCGTCCTCATCATCGCCGCGGTGGGGCTGTCCTTCCTGGCCTCCTCCGGCTGGGGCCTGGCTGCCGTGGTCAGCGTCTACATCGTGCTGCAGCTCGGTTACTGCTTCGGCTGGAAGCACCTGCCCGTCATCGACATCGCCCTGGTCTCCTCCGGGTTCATGCTGCGCGCCATGGCCGGTGGTGTCGCCGCGGGCATCGAGCTCTCGCAGTGGTTCCTGCTGGTCGCGGCCTTCGGCTCGCTGTTCATGGCCTCCGGAAAGCGCTACTCCGAGCTGCTGCTGGCCGAGCGAACGGGCAAGAAGATCCGCCGTTCCCTGCAGGGCTACACCCCGACCTACCTGCGCTTCGTGTGGACCCTGGCGGCCACGGCCGTGGTCATGAGCTATGCCCTGTGGGGTTTTCAGCTCTCCAACGCCGTCGAGGGCATGGCCGGCGTCTGGTACCAGATCTCCATGGTTCCCTTCACCATCGCGATCCTGCGTTACGCCGCTGACGTGGATCGTGGTGACGGCGGCGCGCCGGACGAGATGGCACTGTCCGACCGCGTCCTCCAGGCGCTGGCCGTGCTGTGGATCGTGTGCATCGTCATGGCCGTCTACCTGGTGCCGGCGCTCTGA
- a CDS encoding DUF732 domain-containing protein: MRIPARTGLLVIALTGGLTLTACGGATVENDPTTATTVAPLERSPKESASTTASESEEPTTTQRSAQRPADPQPQDQGAREVDEIPDQEVPRSTEDVTFLGDLSDDGIDIDGVEDQLIGTAGTVCGDGGNDLTSATLPAVAGQLVEQGRTDKPVDEVAALIDSAAKNAYC, translated from the coding sequence ATGCGCATTCCAGCCCGGACCGGGCTGCTCGTCATCGCGCTGACCGGCGGACTCACCCTCACCGCCTGTGGTGGGGCAACCGTGGAGAATGACCCGACGACCGCCACCACGGTGGCTCCGCTCGAGCGCTCCCCGAAGGAGAGCGCATCGACGACGGCGTCGGAAAGCGAAGAGCCCACCACGACACAGCGCTCCGCCCAGCGGCCTGCTGACCCGCAGCCCCAGGACCAGGGTGCCCGTGAGGTCGATGAGATCCCCGACCAGGAGGTTCCGCGTTCCACAGAGGACGTCACCTTCCTCGGCGATCTCTCCGACGACGGCATCGACATCGACGGCGTCGAGGATCAGCTCATCGGCACAGCAGGGACAGTGTGCGGCGACGGCGGTAACGACCTGACGTCGGCCACCCTGCCGGCAGTGGCCGGCCAGCTCGTTGAGCAGGGCCGGACGGACAAGCCCGTCGACGAGGTGGCCGCGCTCATCGACTCCGCCGCCAAGAACGCCTACTGCTAG
- a CDS encoding alpha/beta hydrolase-fold protein, whose product MRDTASRSPQRRRTWLAALVIPTTVALGLSLAPAAIAQSGSSLSDSIRPSDPPQRTPVSTEYPDVQGLPAGVDVQRIEWITNRRVALFIESAAMPGELIQVQMLLARDWHLDKNRTFPEVWALDGLRAREDDNGWTIETNIEQFYADKNVNVILPVGGESSFYADWQQPNNGKNYQWETFLMKELVPILDNGFRSSKERAVFGLSMGGTAAMNLAQRYPNMFKFVGSFSGYLDTTSPGMPEAILAAQTDAGGYNGRAMWGAPGHQDWIDHDPKLGVEALKGTKVYVSAGSGRDDFGEANSVATGPANSAGISLEILSRMTSQTFVDRARQAGIEPTVHFRPSGVHAWPYWQFEMTQAWPHIANALSLSEEDKGADCVAVGAIAEATRSGVIGSCVNNEYSVEDGVRQDFRNGVAYWSPDTGAHALVGAINARYHHLGGPASWLGFPTTGERVTPDGAGRYVHFENGSIYWTARTGAQEIPGPIFEEWGSLGWERSDLGYPVAPPTDANGGQAQQFQNGWIIQDKAGQTHSVKGAIAAKYGEMGTANSALGFPTSDERLIRGGAFQEFENGNIYWSAATGAHFIKKGAIFNHWGTKGWEQGEFGWPVADQTTIPAGGETVRFQNGTISEVNGRIQEVRN is encoded by the coding sequence ATGCGCGACACCGCATCCCGTTCCCCGCAGCGCCGCCGAACCTGGCTCGCCGCCCTCGTCATTCCGACGACCGTGGCCCTCGGCCTGTCCCTGGCGCCCGCGGCCATTGCCCAGTCCGGCAGCAGCCTCTCCGATTCGATCCGCCCCTCCGACCCGCCGCAGCGAACCCCCGTCTCCACCGAGTACCCGGACGTCCAGGGCCTGCCGGCCGGCGTGGACGTCCAGCGCATCGAGTGGATCACCAACCGCCGCGTCGCCCTGTTCATTGAATCCGCTGCCATGCCCGGCGAGCTGATCCAGGTGCAGATGCTGCTCGCCCGCGACTGGCACCTGGACAAGAACCGCACCTTCCCGGAGGTGTGGGCCCTGGACGGGCTGCGGGCCCGTGAGGACGACAACGGCTGGACCATCGAGACCAACATCGAGCAGTTCTACGCGGACAAGAACGTCAACGTCATCCTCCCCGTGGGCGGCGAATCCTCCTTCTACGCCGACTGGCAGCAGCCGAACAACGGCAAGAACTACCAGTGGGAGACGTTCCTGATGAAGGAGCTCGTCCCCATCCTGGACAATGGCTTCCGCTCCAGCAAGGAGCGCGCCGTCTTCGGCCTGTCCATGGGCGGCACCGCCGCGATGAACCTGGCACAGCGTTACCCGAACATGTTCAAGTTCGTCGGCTCCTTCTCCGGATACCTGGACACCACCTCCCCGGGCATGCCGGAGGCCATTCTCGCCGCGCAGACCGATGCCGGCGGCTACAACGGCCGCGCCATGTGGGGCGCGCCGGGGCACCAGGACTGGATCGACCACGATCCGAAGCTGGGCGTCGAGGCGCTCAAGGGCACGAAGGTCTACGTCTCCGCCGGTTCCGGCCGGGACGATTTCGGTGAGGCCAACTCCGTGGCCACCGGCCCGGCGAACTCCGCCGGCATCAGCCTGGAGATCCTCTCCCGCATGACCTCCCAGACCTTCGTCGACCGTGCACGCCAGGCCGGCATCGAGCCCACCGTGCACTTCCGCCCGTCCGGCGTCCACGCCTGGCCCTACTGGCAGTTCGAGATGACCCAGGCGTGGCCGCACATCGCCAACGCACTGAGCCTGTCCGAAGAGGACAAGGGCGCGGACTGCGTCGCCGTCGGCGCCATCGCCGAGGCCACCAGGTCCGGCGTCATCGGCTCCTGCGTGAACAACGAGTACAGCGTCGAGGACGGCGTGCGTCAGGACTTCCGCAACGGCGTGGCCTACTGGTCCCCGGACACCGGCGCCCACGCCCTCGTCGGCGCCATCAACGCCCGCTACCACCACCTCGGTGGCCCGGCCAGCTGGCTCGGCTTCCCGACCACCGGTGAGCGCGTCACCCCGGACGGCGCCGGCCGTTACGTCCACTTCGAGAACGGCTCCATCTACTGGACCGCCCGAACCGGCGCCCAGGAGATCCCGGGCCCCATCTTCGAGGAGTGGGGCTCCCTCGGCTGGGAGCGCAGCGACCTGGGCTACCCGGTGGCTCCGCCGACCGACGCCAACGGCGGTCAGGCCCAGCAGTTCCAGAACGGCTGGATCATCCAGGACAAGGCTGGCCAGACCCACTCGGTCAAGGGCGCGATCGCCGCGAAGTACGGCGAGATGGGCACCGCCAACTCGGCCCTGGGCTTCCCGACCTCCGACGAGCGACTGATCCGTGGCGGCGCATTCCAGGAGTTCGAGAACGGCAACATCTACTGGTCCGCAGCCACCGGCGCGCACTTCATCAAGAAGGGCGCCATCTTCAACCACTGGGGCACCAAGGGCTGGGAGCAGGGCGAATTCGGCTGGCCGGTCGCCGACCAGACCACCATTCCGGCCGGTGGCGAGACCGTCCGCTTCCAGAACGGCACCATCAGCGAGGTCAACGGCCGAATCCAGGAGGTGAGGAACTAG
- a CDS encoding DUF5129 domain-containing protein, whose product MRALAPRLFACLFLGVGLLGLSPTALMSPAAFAREASRAVEVIDLAGELSAEDEQLLLERTPGIALPAEVSDVTYILFPENDDNLNDTVRQFGEDERPDLISGERDKWAPGALIVAVGLDPNRMGVYCGDDVCAATGIYGEGRLDGILDRMETPLRNGNWAAGMLEGATAAGDPTAVRETTSLPGWVGWAVGGGAAVLGVGGAGAGITLTRRSRAKKAREQFDVVQRDYGRIAQELQAIDVRAHSLTSPLANDSLRRQWEEVKEGFLGLNRTFDELEGLTLGSPDAEFRRHRKSISTAHEQVTRMKTAEEHIELLANMEHGDAEVRRRELTELHEDVLAASGGIGDQGLRERLSLLDARVLDLRSRLDSPGFMDEFADLVTDHRVLVEAARERLYQESGTKAVSSSDRTAPAVWDSGWRPAYGYGNYVPYAVVYSWHHADQQAAASSSSSATTGYSSGGFSGGGGSRGF is encoded by the coding sequence ATGAGAGCCCTCGCCCCCCGCCTGTTCGCGTGCCTGTTCCTCGGAGTGGGTCTGCTGGGACTCTCCCCCACGGCCCTGATGTCCCCCGCCGCGTTCGCCCGGGAAGCCTCCCGCGCGGTGGAGGTGATCGACCTGGCGGGGGAACTGAGCGCCGAGGATGAGCAGCTGCTGCTGGAACGCACCCCGGGGATCGCGCTGCCCGCCGAGGTCAGCGACGTCACCTACATCCTCTTCCCCGAGAACGACGACAACCTCAACGACACGGTCCGGCAATTCGGCGAGGACGAGCGCCCGGACCTCATCAGCGGGGAGCGTGACAAATGGGCGCCGGGCGCGCTCATCGTGGCGGTGGGTCTGGATCCCAACCGGATGGGCGTGTACTGCGGCGATGACGTGTGTGCGGCAACCGGCATCTACGGGGAGGGCCGTCTGGACGGCATTCTCGACCGGATGGAGACTCCCCTGCGCAACGGCAACTGGGCGGCCGGCATGCTCGAGGGTGCCACGGCCGCGGGAGATCCGACCGCGGTCCGGGAGACCACGTCGCTCCCTGGCTGGGTGGGCTGGGCGGTCGGCGGCGGCGCCGCAGTGCTGGGCGTGGGCGGCGCGGGCGCAGGGATCACCCTGACACGCAGGTCCCGGGCGAAGAAGGCCCGCGAGCAGTTCGACGTGGTGCAACGTGACTACGGTCGTATCGCCCAGGAGCTGCAGGCCATCGACGTGCGCGCGCATTCGCTGACCTCTCCGCTGGCCAATGATTCTCTGCGGAGGCAGTGGGAGGAGGTCAAGGAGGGTTTCCTCGGTCTCAACAGGACCTTCGACGAACTTGAGGGGCTGACGCTGGGTTCCCCGGACGCGGAGTTCCGCAGGCACAGGAAGTCCATCTCCACGGCGCATGAACAGGTCACCCGGATGAAGACAGCGGAGGAGCACATTGAGCTGCTCGCGAACATGGAGCACGGCGACGCGGAGGTCCGTCGCCGGGAGCTGACGGAACTGCACGAGGACGTCCTGGCCGCCTCGGGAGGCATCGGGGATCAGGGTCTCCGGGAGCGCCTCTCGCTTCTTGACGCCCGCGTTCTCGACCTCCGCTCCCGTCTGGACTCCCCCGGGTTCATGGACGAGTTCGCCGACCTGGTCACCGATCATCGCGTTCTGGTGGAGGCCGCCCGGGAGCGCCTCTACCAGGAGTCTGGCACCAAGGCGGTCAGCAGTTCCGACCGCACGGCGCCCGCGGTATGGGATTCGGGCTGGCGCCCGGCCTACGGCTACGGCAACTACGTGCCTTATGCCGTGGTGTACAGCTGGCACCACGCGGATCAGCAGGCGGCAGCCAGTTCATCGTCGTCCGCCACGACAGGATACTCATCGGGTGGGTTCTCCGGCGGCGGCGGCTCCCGGGGGTTTTAG
- a CDS encoding alpha/beta hydrolase, giving the protein MSFLTGARRVSRKALAALTAFATAVALMVFVGAGVANADNRGWLRSDATGQCDWDAVQHWVQRCDVWSPSTGANITVQIQPAARGGNAGFYLLDGLRATNRANAWTVDVNAPAVYNNSNITLVMPIGGAGSFYADWEQPATYDLNNPVTYQWETFLTSELPVYLQQNFGVAPDNNSIGGLSMGGTAALNLAAKHPGQFRQALSWSGFLATTMPGMQTMMRVALLDAGGFNINAMYGTMISPRRFENDPFLNMDGLRGKDVYISAASGLWGPEDNNYPLNLKFSATPLEMLARVSTRLFEGKALATGVNVTTDYPMTGIHNWNQFGSQMYKTKGRVLDVMNAW; this is encoded by the coding sequence ATGTCCTTTCTGACCGGAGCCCGTCGCGTGAGCCGAAAAGCCCTCGCGGCGCTGACCGCCTTCGCCACCGCCGTCGCCCTCATGGTGTTCGTCGGTGCCGGAGTTGCCAACGCCGACAACCGCGGTTGGTTGCGCAGTGACGCCACCGGCCAATGCGACTGGGACGCAGTCCAGCACTGGGTCCAGCGCTGCGACGTCTGGTCCCCGTCCACCGGGGCGAACATCACCGTCCAGATCCAGCCGGCCGCCCGGGGCGGCAACGCAGGTTTCTACCTGCTCGACGGCCTGCGTGCCACCAACCGGGCGAACGCCTGGACCGTCGACGTCAACGCCCCCGCGGTGTACAACAACTCCAACATCACCCTCGTGATGCCCATCGGCGGTGCAGGTTCCTTCTACGCCGACTGGGAACAGCCGGCCACCTACGACCTGAACAACCCGGTCACCTACCAGTGGGAGACCTTCCTCACCTCGGAGCTTCCGGTCTACCTGCAGCAGAACTTCGGCGTCGCCCCGGACAACAACTCGATCGGCGGCCTGTCCATGGGCGGCACCGCCGCACTCAACCTGGCGGCGAAGCACCCGGGCCAGTTCCGCCAGGCACTGTCCTGGTCGGGTTTCCTCGCCACGACGATGCCGGGCATGCAGACCATGATGCGCGTCGCGCTTCTTGACGCAGGCGGCTTCAACATCAACGCCATGTACGGCACCATGATCAGCCCGCGCAGGTTCGAGAACGATCCCTTCCTCAACATGGACGGACTGCGCGGCAAGGACGTCTACATCTCCGCGGCCTCCGGCCTGTGGGGTCCGGAGGACAACAACTACCCGCTGAACCTCAAGTTCTCCGCCACCCCGCTGGAGATGCTGGCCCGCGTGTCCACCCGTCTGTTTGAGGGCAAGGCGCTCGCCACCGGCGTCAACGTCACCACCGACTACCCGATGACCGGCATCCACAACTGGAACCAGTTCGGCAGCCAGATGTACAAGACCAAGGGCCGCGTCCTGGACGTCATGAACGCCTGGTAG
- a CDS encoding glycosyltransferase — protein sequence MTRKVEPPEVKNNGDDDVREMLQRILLPRKGEPHDVRMLYLIEAEQNKERLTWADRVTVTVPAGAEVSFQTYFNAFPASYWRRWSQLEHVLLRMNVAGTASVEVYRSKIDGTRVAVAGHLVTDDVAEFTIPLSHFEDGGWLWFDVTAETDTDITGAGWFADREPGPQIMPDGTEVGPFEKRATVGIPTFNRPHDAVAALQALGEDPLVDAAIDAVIMPDQGNRHPADEPGYDEAVAHFGDRFHEFRQGNLGGSGGYSRIMYEALGDGPAGAAESPFILYMDDDIAIEPESILRAIQVGRYAKSPIIVGGQMLNLQERAQLRTMGELVQREDFMWGPARHSTYDHDFSRYPLGFRGEDADEKDPDAKNSRDLHRRIDVDYNGWWMCMFPRVVAEQIGQPLPLFIKWDDTEYSLRAGKAGFPTVTWPGVAIWHMAWTDKDDAIDWQAYFHLRNRLIVAALNHDGPVDGIISSLRKSTFKHLMCMEYSTLAIQIESMKDFLAGPDQLFDILESSLPRIAAIRKNYSDAVVIPSAADLPAPSGAPGVPTKDVGGRLGKVKKLSWLLKGLKHSLGKEDPRHHETPQVNLSPTEARWFSLSRLDGATVTTAGNNGVAYRRRDRELAESLLKETLALHKEIAGRFDELRDTYRAAQPELVSRESWRRIFE from the coding sequence ATGACTCGAAAGGTGGAGCCACCAGAAGTGAAGAACAACGGAGACGACGACGTGCGCGAGATGCTGCAGCGCATTCTGCTGCCGAGGAAGGGCGAACCGCACGATGTGCGCATGCTCTACCTCATTGAAGCCGAGCAGAACAAGGAGCGTCTGACCTGGGCGGATCGGGTCACTGTGACCGTCCCCGCAGGTGCAGAGGTGTCCTTCCAGACCTACTTCAACGCCTTCCCCGCCAGCTACTGGCGCCGCTGGTCCCAGCTGGAGCACGTGCTGCTGCGCATGAACGTGGCCGGCACGGCCAGCGTCGAGGTGTACCGTTCCAAGATCGACGGCACCCGCGTGGCCGTCGCCGGGCACCTGGTCACCGATGATGTGGCGGAATTCACCATTCCGCTGTCGCACTTCGAGGACGGCGGCTGGCTGTGGTTCGACGTCACCGCAGAAACCGACACGGACATCACCGGTGCCGGCTGGTTCGCGGACCGGGAGCCGGGTCCGCAGATCATGCCCGACGGCACGGAGGTCGGCCCCTTCGAGAAGCGCGCCACCGTGGGCATCCCGACGTTCAACCGTCCCCACGATGCGGTCGCCGCACTGCAGGCGCTCGGCGAGGACCCGCTTGTCGACGCCGCCATCGACGCCGTCATCATGCCCGACCAGGGCAACCGGCACCCCGCCGACGAGCCCGGCTACGACGAGGCGGTCGCCCACTTCGGGGACCGTTTCCACGAGTTCCGACAGGGCAACCTCGGCGGTTCGGGCGGCTACTCCCGCATCATGTACGAGGCGCTCGGCGACGGCCCCGCCGGCGCAGCCGAGTCCCCGTTCATTCTCTACATGGACGATGACATCGCCATCGAGCCGGAATCGATCCTCCGTGCCATCCAGGTGGGCCGCTACGCGAAGAGCCCGATCATCGTCGGTGGCCAGATGCTCAACCTGCAGGAGCGTGCCCAGCTGCGCACCATGGGAGAGCTCGTCCAACGCGAGGACTTCATGTGGGGTCCGGCCAGGCACTCCACCTACGACCATGACTTCTCCCGCTACCCGCTGGGTTTCCGTGGCGAGGACGCCGATGAGAAGGACCCGGACGCCAAGAACTCCCGCGACCTGCACCGGCGCATCGACGTGGACTACAACGGCTGGTGGATGTGCATGTTCCCGCGCGTCGTCGCCGAGCAGATCGGGCAGCCTCTGCCGCTGTTCATCAAGTGGGACGACACCGAGTACTCCCTGCGTGCAGGGAAGGCCGGATTCCCCACGGTGACCTGGCCGGGTGTGGCCATCTGGCACATGGCGTGGACGGACAAGGACGACGCCATCGACTGGCAGGCCTACTTCCATCTGCGCAACCGGCTCATCGTCGCCGCGCTCAACCACGACGGCCCCGTCGACGGGATCATCAGCTCCCTGCGGAAGTCCACCTTCAAGCACCTGATGTGCATGGAGTACTCGACGCTGGCCATCCAGATCGAGTCGATGAAGGACTTCCTCGCGGGCCCCGACCAGCTCTTCGACATCCTCGAGTCCTCCCTGCCGCGCATCGCCGCGATCCGGAAGAACTACTCCGACGCCGTGGTCATCCCGTCCGCCGCCGACCTGCCCGCCCCCTCCGGCGCGCCGGGCGTACCCACGAAGGACGTCGGCGGCCGCCTGGGCAAGGTCAAGAAGCTCAGCTGGCTGCTCAAGGGACTGAAGCACTCCCTGGGCAAGGAGGATCCGCGCCACCACGAGACTCCGCAGGTCAACCTCTCGCCCACGGAGGCCCGCTGGTTCTCGCTCTCGCGGCTGGACGGCGCCACCGTCACCACCGCAGGCAACAACGGCGTCGCCTACCGCAGGCGCGACCGGGAACTCGCGGAGAGTCTGCTCAAGGAGACCCTCGCGCTGCACAAGGAGATCGCCGGCCGCTTCGACGAACTCCGCGACACCTACCGTGCCGCCCAGCCCGAGCTGGTCAGCCGGGAATCCTGGCGGAGGATCTTCGAATGA
- a CDS encoding phosphatase PAP2 family protein, producing the protein MSREVDLLVRMQDALCDRPGMVRTATALSHFGEHSLGWFALSGTGAVVDRQRRRQWLALGVSAFVSHAASVVIKRIVRRNRPHDPRIRVGVGTPSRMSFPSSHATSTTAALTSLAHLTGSRLPLLGIPVMMVSRMVLGVHYPTDTVAGAVLGAATAGVVTTIERKTA; encoded by the coding sequence ATGAGCCGGGAAGTCGATCTGCTGGTCCGGATGCAGGACGCCCTGTGCGACCGGCCGGGCATGGTGCGCACCGCCACCGCTCTCTCCCATTTCGGGGAGCACTCCCTGGGCTGGTTCGCACTGTCGGGGACGGGCGCGGTCGTCGACAGGCAACGCCGTCGGCAGTGGCTGGCGTTGGGTGTCTCCGCCTTCGTGTCCCACGCGGCCTCCGTCGTGATCAAGCGCATCGTGCGCCGGAACCGCCCGCATGACCCCCGAATCCGGGTCGGCGTGGGCACTCCCTCGCGGATGTCATTTCCCTCCTCGCACGCGACCTCGACCACTGCGGCACTGACCTCGCTGGCGCATCTCACCGGCTCCCGCTTGCCGCTTCTGGGCATTCCGGTGATGATGGTGTCGCGTATGGTGCTTGGAGTGCACTACCCGACCGACACAGTGGCAGGCGCGGTGCTGGGTGCCGCAACAGCCGGGGTCGTCACCACGATTGAGAGGAAGACCGCGTGA